One window from the genome of Streptomyces sp. NBC_00597 encodes:
- a CDS encoding DUF1266 domain-containing protein encodes MGLTTGHGGGALPVWQSEQAWRAPSAIERGLYEAKARGDWPAYYDLVAHADLYMMQSRAYVDAASGSSRFHPYWNPQTQTMCLAVYTAGMLPEPLPDPVYNGYTLGWFAQVWEPHDPPYLVVNPGSPCEGVLPAGPEGRQLWQRHYDAVESHGLARDTIHTLEQGGPLTGQVAFGLAAGAHIAVANGRFWNSIAYHGCGYSDEKRTLERWWGVTTREQWQDSQRRLLAADMVSGVWEFVLQLRRGMALDFAGPVEVDHWRRTAENVVRRRAEAAADPRLTPDGVTQGSPVSSSELEGQVAGVHRLIGRITRYEARFRADGLLPEDGYVRSVEAWDYGRASGMARWGLGARLCTPAEAQTAVVHAGRLVHANYRSWEDFSAAYVLGRCLHFDEEEFGEWYETVLATHRVLTTAPASPWRTLPWA; translated from the coding sequence ATGGGGTTGACAACGGGTCACGGGGGAGGAGCCCTGCCGGTCTGGCAGAGCGAGCAGGCCTGGCGGGCGCCGAGCGCGATCGAGCGGGGGCTGTACGAGGCGAAGGCGCGCGGAGACTGGCCCGCCTACTACGATCTCGTGGCCCACGCGGACCTGTACATGATGCAGTCCCGGGCCTACGTCGACGCCGCCTCCGGCAGCAGCCGCTTCCACCCGTACTGGAACCCCCAGACGCAGACGATGTGCCTGGCCGTCTACACGGCCGGCATGCTGCCGGAGCCGCTGCCCGACCCGGTCTACAACGGCTACACCCTGGGCTGGTTCGCCCAGGTGTGGGAGCCGCACGACCCCCCGTACCTCGTCGTCAACCCCGGCAGCCCCTGCGAGGGCGTGCTGCCCGCCGGGCCGGAAGGCCGGCAGCTGTGGCAGCGGCACTACGACGCGGTGGAGAGCCACGGCCTGGCCCGGGACACCATCCACACCCTGGAGCAGGGCGGACCCCTCACGGGCCAGGTCGCGTTCGGCCTGGCGGCCGGCGCGCACATCGCCGTGGCCAACGGCCGTTTCTGGAACTCCATCGCCTACCACGGCTGCGGCTACAGCGACGAGAAGCGGACCCTGGAGCGGTGGTGGGGCGTCACCACCCGCGAGCAGTGGCAGGACAGTCAGCGCAGGCTACTCGCGGCCGACATGGTCAGCGGGGTCTGGGAGTTCGTCCTGCAACTGCGCCGCGGCATGGCCCTGGACTTCGCCGGCCCGGTCGAGGTCGACCATTGGCGCCGGACTGCCGAGAACGTGGTGCGCCGCCGCGCCGAGGCGGCGGCGGACCCCCGCCTGACCCCGGACGGCGTCACCCAGGGCAGCCCCGTGTCCTCCTCCGAGCTTGAGGGCCAGGTGGCGGGGGTGCACCGATTGATCGGCCGCATCACCCGCTACGAAGCTCGTTTCCGCGCCGACGGGCTGCTGCCCGAGGACGGCTACGTCCGCAGCGTCGAGGCGTGGGACTACGGCCGCGCCTCCGGCATGGCTCGCTGGGGCCTCGGCGCCCGCCTGTGCACGCCGGCGGAGGCGCAGACGGCGGTGGTCCACGCCGGACGCCTCGTCCACGCCAATTACCGCTCGTGGGAGGACTTCTCCGCCGCGTACGTCCTCGGCCGCTGCCTCCACTTCGACGAGGAGGAGTTCGGCGAGTGGTACGAGACGGTGCTCGCCACCCACCGCGTCCTGACCACCGCCCCCGCCAGCCCCTGGCGCACCCTGCCCTGGGCGTGA
- a CDS encoding ABC transporter permease: MSQAVKTPGTASARTAVWLVTCREIAARVGTRSFVVGTLVNIGVILGLLFAFGSPDGEDPPVIVVAGAPVAAFATGAPSSGAPRWENASDAADARRKVTDKDADAALVTDGDHTQLVLRHNTPSAARDAAAAAAERWATSRALQRQNVDEGRMRGLVAEALPAAELVGDPVPGGAGLGAALGVVTILFFQLFGYGMTVAQGVVEEKSTRVVEVLLATLTPFRLMTGKVLGIGAAALLQTALFGASVIVAVRFGHVLPATFPATVTMAAAVAWFVLGFAFFAFLFAAAGSLVSRAEEVSGAVMPVLMATMVPYGVAVAAAMDLTAPWVGVVQYVPPFSMLIMPLQVSAHAAGWTENLAAAALMVVAAAGLAVGAARVYERSILRMGSAIRWRVALRGHREPVAD, encoded by the coding sequence ATGAGCCAGGCAGTGAAAACGCCGGGCACGGCATCGGCGCGCACCGCGGTGTGGCTGGTGACCTGCCGGGAGATCGCCGCCCGTGTCGGCACCCGCTCCTTCGTGGTGGGAACCCTGGTGAACATCGGAGTCATCCTCGGGCTCCTCTTCGCCTTCGGCTCCCCGGACGGCGAGGACCCGCCCGTCATCGTGGTCGCGGGCGCGCCGGTGGCGGCCTTCGCAACGGGAGCGCCGAGCAGCGGCGCACCACGGTGGGAGAACGCCTCGGACGCCGCCGACGCCCGCCGGAAGGTCACCGACAAGGACGCCGACGCCGCCCTGGTCACCGACGGCGACCACACGCAGCTGGTCCTCCGTCACAACACCCCGTCCGCAGCCCGCGACGCAGCGGCCGCGGCAGCGGAGCGCTGGGCCACCTCCCGCGCACTCCAGCGGCAGAACGTCGACGAGGGACGGATGCGCGGTCTCGTGGCCGAGGCCCTTCCGGCCGCCGAACTCGTCGGCGACCCGGTGCCGGGCGGAGCGGGGCTCGGTGCAGCCCTCGGCGTCGTGACCATCTTGTTCTTCCAGCTCTTCGGCTACGGAATGACGGTCGCCCAGGGCGTGGTCGAGGAGAAGTCGACCCGCGTCGTCGAGGTCCTGCTCGCCACGCTCACCCCGTTCCGCCTCATGACGGGCAAGGTGCTCGGCATCGGCGCGGCGGCGCTCCTCCAGACCGCGCTGTTCGGAGCGTCAGTGATCGTCGCGGTCCGCTTCGGGCACGTCCTGCCCGCGACGTTCCCCGCGACGGTGACGATGGCTGCCGCCGTGGCCTGGTTCGTGCTGGGGTTCGCCTTCTTCGCGTTCCTCTTCGCCGCAGCCGGCTCCCTCGTCTCGCGTGCGGAGGAGGTCTCGGGCGCCGTGATGCCGGTCCTGATGGCGACGATGGTGCCGTACGGTGTCGCGGTCGCCGCTGCGATGGACCTGACGGCCCCGTGGGTGGGCGTCGTCCAGTACGTTCCGCCGTTCTCGATGCTGATCATGCCGTTGCAGGTGAGCGCGCACGCCGCGGGGTGGACGGAGAACCTGGCCGCGGCCGCCTTGATGGTCGTTGCGGCGGCCGGCCTCGCGGTCGGCGCGGCGCGTGTCTACGAGCGGTCGATCCTGAGGATGGGATCGGCCATCCGCTGGCGCGTCGCCCTGCGCGGCCACCGGGAGCCCGTAGCCGATTGA
- a CDS encoding ATP-binding cassette domain-containing protein, with translation MEFSVGAGEVFGFVGGNGAGKTTTMRIIIGVLEKDAGDVRWSGRPIDARTRTSFGYMPEERGLYPRMTVGNHLEYLARLHGMDRHAARTAMRTWTERLDIAQHRDRAVDCLSLGNQQRVQLAAALVHDPQFLLLDEPFSGLDPLAVDTMSSVLRSKADEGVPVLFSSHQLDLVERLCDRVGIASKGTMVACGTVEELRAGADNSIYIEVDDAPRDWPASLPGAGDLATHRQGAGIVLGLPRGFDENRLLHHAMTLGRVVAFHRQRPSLTELFRSAVTDEPEEAA, from the coding sequence ATGGAATTCAGCGTTGGAGCCGGGGAAGTATTCGGCTTCGTCGGCGGCAACGGCGCCGGCAAGACCACGACCATGCGCATCATCATCGGGGTACTGGAAAAGGACGCCGGAGACGTCCGATGGAGCGGACGCCCCATCGACGCACGGACCCGGACCTCATTCGGCTACATGCCGGAAGAACGCGGTCTCTATCCCAGGATGACCGTCGGCAACCACCTCGAATACCTCGCGCGGCTGCACGGGATGGACCGGCACGCCGCCCGCACGGCCATGCGCACGTGGACCGAACGGCTCGACATCGCCCAGCACCGCGACCGCGCGGTCGACTGCCTCAGCCTCGGCAACCAGCAGCGCGTGCAGCTGGCCGCCGCCCTGGTGCACGACCCTCAGTTCCTGCTCCTCGACGAACCGTTCTCCGGCCTCGACCCACTGGCCGTCGACACCATGAGCAGCGTCCTGCGGAGCAAAGCGGACGAGGGCGTCCCCGTACTCTTCTCCAGCCATCAGCTCGACCTCGTCGAGCGGCTCTGCGACCGCGTCGGCATCGCGAGCAAGGGCACGATGGTGGCCTGCGGCACCGTGGAGGAACTCCGCGCCGGGGCCGACAACAGCATCTACATCGAGGTCGACGACGCCCCCCGCGACTGGCCCGCCTCCCTCCCGGGCGCCGGTGACCTCGCCACTCACCGGCAGGGTGCAGGAATCGTCCTCGGTCTGCCACGCGGCTTCGACGAGAACCGACTGCTGCACCACGCAATGACCCTGGGACGCGTCGTGGCCTTCCACCGCCAACGGCCTTCCCTCACGGAGCTCTTCCGCTCCGCCGTCACCGACGAGCCGGAGGAGGCGGCATGA
- a CDS encoding transposase, whose amino-acid sequence MPRPPVIPPEEKAKLVLTVLSGGLSVSQAASSVGVSEQAVGNWKRQFISSGTQGLEGGVSQSSERERRLLAQITELKTALGEVYIQLRARRNAVDHHAVPSRTSTPYGANAGSAFRGSARSSA is encoded by the coding sequence GTGCCAAGGCCACCCGTAATACCTCCAGAGGAGAAGGCCAAGCTTGTCCTGACCGTTCTATCCGGCGGCCTCTCCGTGTCGCAGGCAGCCAGCAGTGTCGGGGTCTCGGAACAGGCCGTCGGCAACTGGAAGCGGCAGTTCATCAGCTCCGGAACTCAGGGACTCGAAGGCGGAGTCAGCCAGAGCAGCGAGCGGGAGCGCCGCCTGCTCGCCCAGATCACGGAGCTGAAGACGGCGCTCGGCGAGGTGTACATCCAGCTCAGGGCCAGGCGGAACGCAGTGGACCACCACGCGGTCCCTTCCCGGACCTCGACGCCGTACGGAGCGAATGCGGGCTCAGCGTTTCGAGGTTCTGCCAGATCATCGGCATAG
- a CDS encoding transcriptional regulator, translating to MTRPDPLPQLDAVVQHPSKLAVTAFLSSCTEAEFKAVRDGLDLSDSALSKIVTALEAAGYVEVRKGYVGKRPRTWLTLTSTGRRNLAGHLSALQQIADQARGRGADLG from the coding sequence GTGACCAGACCGGATCCGCTGCCGCAACTGGACGCGGTCGTCCAGCACCCCAGCAAGCTCGCCGTCACCGCCTTCCTGTCCAGTTGTACGGAGGCCGAGTTCAAGGCGGTGCGCGACGGGCTGGACCTGTCCGACTCGGCCCTGAGCAAGATCGTGACGGCGCTGGAGGCCGCCGGGTACGTCGAGGTGCGGAAGGGGTACGTGGGCAAACGCCCCCGCACCTGGCTGACGTTGACCAGTACCGGCCGACGCAACCTCGCCGGCCATCTCTCGGCCTTGCAGCAGATCGCCGATCAGGCCAGGGGGCGTGGCGCCGACCTCGGCTGA
- a CDS encoding LxmA leader domain family RiPP produces the protein MNATQLIAGYTAYTTAEEFGATAQGDAPATTPLTVTTVSSPECTAFSVSAASGVLTSVSITHAAGC, from the coding sequence ATGAACGCCACTCAGCTGATCGCCGGCTACACCGCTTACACCACCGCCGAGGAGTTCGGCGCCACCGCGCAGGGCGACGCCCCGGCGACCACCCCGCTGACGGTCACCACGGTCTCCTCGCCCGAGTGCACCGCGTTCTCGGTCAGCGCCGCGAGCGGTGTCCTGACCAGTGTCTCCATCACGCACGCGGCGGGCTGCTGA
- a CDS encoding LxmA leader domain family RiPP, with amino-acid sequence MNATQLIAGYTAYTTAEEFGATAQGDAPATTPSILSFIDISSAACGAAVSAVSAASVGATAHVGC; translated from the coding sequence ATGAACGCCACTCAGCTGATCGCCGGTTACACCGCTTACACCACCGCCGAGGAGTTCGGCGCCACCGCGCAGGGCGACGCCCCGGCGACCACCCCGTCGATCCTCAGCTTCATCGACATTTCGAGCGCCGCGTGCGGTGCCGCCGTCAGCGCCGTCAGCGCCGCCTCCGTGGGTGCTACGGCCCACGTCGGCTGCTGA
- a CDS encoding T3SS effector HopA1 family protein, protein MITTTTDALAPALVRTAQDISVSSDGLSATVGSESLEADTPGKLAGKLSQTLYQLVHTGKDRADTTRPRSLRDPEFDRLLTEAMPHSHTLAEAVVRERTDDGMLVAELGGLRVLLPADTLVGEPPAKLPGAAAVRLPAARPALSTGFFLTDGSAGTGVGRGTQTLRVYVHVTSAEAAPRVWNAVLTYLEERRLVYRAKITSSPQLFPRRDALVVYLPPQSWSAVRGIGACVSGLDGVGPDTSPFAHQVVPGVAVAWEPQDSRPGMQGLSFGEHRSGALAQAMVKHRVRPDGIGLEDTMQEVFWDAGIDPLAPARNLASPPLPDLGLL, encoded by the coding sequence GTGATAACGACGACCACCGACGCCCTCGCTCCCGCTCTCGTACGGACCGCCCAGGACATCTCCGTCTCCTCCGACGGACTGAGCGCGACGGTCGGATCGGAGTCCCTGGAGGCGGACACGCCCGGCAAGCTGGCGGGCAAGCTGTCGCAGACCCTGTACCAGCTGGTGCACACGGGCAAGGACAGGGCGGACACGACCCGTCCACGGAGCCTGCGCGATCCGGAGTTCGACCGCCTGCTGACCGAGGCCATGCCGCACTCCCACACGCTCGCCGAAGCGGTCGTCCGGGAACGGACCGATGACGGCATGCTCGTGGCGGAGCTGGGCGGACTGCGCGTCCTCTTGCCCGCGGACACGCTCGTGGGCGAGCCTCCCGCGAAGCTGCCGGGCGCCGCGGCGGTACGGCTGCCCGCGGCACGGCCGGCCCTGTCCACCGGGTTCTTCCTGACCGACGGCTCGGCCGGCACGGGTGTCGGCCGAGGGACACAGACCCTTCGCGTCTACGTCCACGTCACCTCGGCCGAGGCGGCGCCCCGGGTGTGGAACGCGGTGCTGACGTACCTGGAGGAGAGGCGGCTGGTGTATCGGGCGAAGATCACCTCCAGTCCCCAGCTGTTCCCGCGGCGCGACGCCCTCGTCGTCTACCTGCCCCCGCAGAGCTGGTCGGCCGTCCGGGGGATCGGGGCGTGCGTGTCCGGTCTCGACGGGGTGGGTCCGGACACCTCGCCGTTCGCCCACCAGGTGGTGCCCGGCGTCGCCGTCGCATGGGAGCCCCAGGACTCCCGTCCCGGGATGCAGGGCCTGAGCTTCGGTGAACACCGCAGCGGTGCGCTGGCCCAGGCCATGGTCAAGCACCGGGTGCGGCCCGACGGCATCGGACTGGAGGACACGATGCAGGAGGTGTTCTGGGACGCCGGGATCGACCCGCTGGCGCCGGCCCGCAACCTGGCCTCGCCGCCGCTGCCCGACCTCGGGCTGCTGTAG
- the lxmK gene encoding class V lanthionine synthetase subunit LxmK — protein MTTIQGAPIKESAPTRSRYAPADLAGVPEVAALLGTLGLGAFDPDDVTARVGRNDNWAGTTTTGARVFVKRLRGPEPAEARSRYDRILAYEALAARHPGSALIGPSLLGSDADAMVVVFELLEDARSGSELNADDAFDEELSHRAGRLTGELHELPADADLLDTTPHPMPPLHPHNAVSLRGLVSSTFGELETWRLIQSDRKVVDALHRLRAAEAAVEDLRPIHGDLRLDQFLLTPQRLLLTDWEEFRLGDPARDLGAVIGEWLYTAIHGIPRSIGDMPGFTFDQQTSHDEILEHGVRELDRLRPRMRSFWDGYRSVRGAAADDGLRIRAASYAGWHMFDRMLATAMVGGRVIAADRASAGIGRTILLAPESSTDILGLGDSL, from the coding sequence GTGACAACAATCCAAGGAGCTCCCATCAAGGAATCCGCGCCGACCCGGTCCCGTTACGCCCCCGCCGATCTCGCCGGTGTCCCGGAAGTCGCGGCGCTGCTCGGCACGCTCGGTCTGGGCGCGTTCGACCCGGACGACGTGACGGCCCGGGTGGGCCGCAACGACAACTGGGCCGGTACGACGACGACGGGCGCACGCGTCTTCGTCAAGCGGCTCAGGGGCCCGGAGCCGGCCGAGGCGCGCAGCCGGTACGACCGCATCCTGGCCTACGAAGCCCTGGCCGCCCGCCACCCCGGATCGGCCCTCATCGGTCCGTCCCTGCTCGGCTCGGACGCCGACGCGATGGTCGTCGTCTTCGAGCTCCTGGAGGACGCCCGTTCCGGGTCCGAGCTCAACGCCGACGACGCGTTCGACGAGGAGTTGAGCCACCGGGCCGGACGGCTCACCGGCGAGCTGCACGAACTGCCCGCGGACGCGGACCTGCTGGACACGACGCCCCATCCGATGCCCCCGCTCCATCCGCACAATGCCGTGTCCCTGCGGGGCCTGGTCTCCTCCACGTTCGGCGAACTGGAGACCTGGAGGCTGATCCAGTCCGACCGGAAGGTCGTCGACGCCCTGCACCGGCTGCGCGCCGCCGAGGCCGCCGTGGAGGACCTCCGGCCGATCCACGGGGACCTGAGGCTGGACCAGTTCCTGCTGACCCCGCAAAGGCTGCTCCTGACGGACTGGGAGGAGTTCCGCCTCGGCGACCCCGCGCGGGACCTCGGCGCCGTCATCGGCGAGTGGCTCTACACCGCCATCCACGGCATTCCCCGCTCCATCGGGGACATGCCCGGGTTCACCTTCGACCAGCAGACCTCCCACGACGAGATCCTCGAACACGGGGTACGGGAACTCGACCGGCTACGGCCCCGGATGCGTTCCTTCTGGGACGGATACCGCTCCGTGCGCGGCGCGGCTGCGGACGACGGGCTGAGGATCCGTGCCGCCTCGTACGCCGGATGGCACATGTTCGACCGCATGCTCGCCACCGCGATGGTCGGTGGACGCGTGATCGCCGCCGACCGGGCCAGTGCGGGCATCGGGCGGACCATCCTGCTGGCGCCCGAGAGCAGCACCGACATCCTGGGACTGGGAGATTCACTGTGA
- a CDS encoding pitrilysin family protein, producing the protein MSRAPVIRSTLSNGLRIVVQPLTGMPSVGVAVHYDVGFRSELPGRSGFAHLFEHVMFQGSEHVGPADHFRHVQASGGTANGSTHQDYTDFYQVLPASALDRLLFLEADRMRALRITEETLRTQIAVVKEEIRQSVTDKPYGGFPWTVLPGVLYREFRNAHNGYGTFADLEAASLEECQAFYETYYSPANAVLTICGNVDPRQALDLADRHFGRIPARPRPAPPALDEPEPAGELWGEHYDPHAVLAATALGYRLPDPAASLPRYLSHMVLSQLLTGRDSARLKRHTAHRTGLITDISSSCGLFGPLRARSPETLVVLAMHPRTTPVDTVLDVLDTELADLAANGPTEQELAEGRALASAGTWRGFDNLGVRTRALGTYELLFGAPELVDDLAPLLAAVTADDIRSAAAHLTRGKRAVLSLITSTGVHR; encoded by the coding sequence ATGTCCCGCGCCCCTGTGATCCGCTCAACACTGTCCAACGGCCTGCGCATCGTGGTGCAGCCGTTGACCGGCATGCCGTCCGTAGGCGTCGCCGTCCACTACGACGTCGGATTCCGGTCCGAACTCCCGGGCCGGAGCGGATTCGCGCACCTCTTCGAGCACGTGATGTTCCAGGGCAGCGAACACGTCGGGCCGGCCGATCATTTCCGCCACGTCCAGGCCTCGGGCGGGACCGCCAACGGCTCCACCCACCAGGACTACACCGACTTCTACCAGGTGCTGCCCGCATCGGCGCTGGACCGGCTGCTGTTCCTGGAAGCCGACCGGATGAGGGCCCTGCGCATCACCGAGGAGACGCTGCGCACCCAGATCGCCGTGGTCAAGGAGGAGATCCGCCAGTCGGTCACGGACAAGCCCTACGGCGGCTTCCCCTGGACCGTGCTGCCGGGGGTCCTCTACCGGGAGTTCCGCAACGCCCACAACGGCTACGGCACGTTCGCAGACCTGGAGGCCGCCTCACTGGAGGAGTGCCAGGCGTTCTACGAAACGTACTACTCCCCGGCCAACGCGGTCCTGACCATCTGCGGGAACGTCGATCCGCGGCAAGCCCTGGACCTCGCGGACCGGCACTTCGGACGCATCCCGGCCCGCCCCCGCCCCGCGCCGCCCGCCCTCGACGAGCCCGAGCCGGCCGGGGAGCTGTGGGGCGAACACTACGACCCGCATGCGGTGCTCGCCGCCACCGCCCTCGGCTACCGCCTGCCCGATCCGGCGGCTTCGCTGCCCCGGTACCTGAGTCACATGGTGCTGTCCCAGTTGCTCACCGGACGGGACTCCGCCCGCCTGAAACGGCACACCGCCCACCGGACCGGGCTGATCACGGACATCAGCAGCAGCTGCGGACTGTTCGGCCCGCTGCGCGCCCGGTCCCCCGAGACCCTGGTGGTCCTGGCCATGCACCCGCGCACCACACCCGTCGACACGGTCCTCGACGTCCTCGACACCGAACTCGCCGACCTGGCAGCGAACGGCCCCACCGAGCAGGAGCTCGCGGAGGGCAGGGCGCTGGCCTCCGCCGGAACCTGGCGGGGGTTCGACAACCTCGGCGTACGGACCCGCGCCCTCGGCACCTACGAGCTGCTCTTCGGGGCCCCGGAACTCGTCGACGACCTGGCCCCGCTGCTCGCGGCCGTCACCGCCGACGACATCCGCTCCGCCGCAGCGCACCTCACGAGGGGCAAGCGCGCCGTGCTGTCCCTCATCACCTCCACGGGAGTCCACCGGTGA
- a CDS encoding pitrilysin family protein — protein sequence MNRNSVLPPIGPPVPVALPPLADVRLDNGLRVIAARHASTPMTELRLAIPLHVESFADAAVQEVLAASLLGHTAPGEHGRADDGLAASGSILSASRSARWLGVAGSGPSSVLPLQLDVLARSLTRPRFTDEVVRAVTVRARGQLAATRAQPQLIASEALVEHLYGPLPQMQDVPREADLAAVGPEQVRLAHHRCVRPDRAALILVGDLDPDRAVEQAARAFAEWEAVGTTTQEATGPLLPHLRDRTIARVPRPGATQTQIRLARPGLARTDPGFAALTLANIVFGGYFSSRLVAEVRERHGLAYRCESVFRDHLDQLVVAVEADTATEHGSRTLDHLRAQLRRMSQEPPTPAEIEAARRFVTGMTALATSSQQGWAGSLMLALATGQQPERISRILDDFTAVTEDDVAAAAGRFFDPDDFHGVVLGDTPIPSKTETVL from the coding sequence GTGAACCGCAACAGCGTGCTCCCCCCGATCGGACCCCCCGTCCCGGTCGCCCTGCCCCCGCTGGCCGACGTACGCCTGGACAACGGGCTGCGCGTCATAGCCGCCCGCCACGCCTCCACCCCCATGACGGAGCTGCGGCTGGCGATCCCGCTCCACGTGGAATCGTTCGCCGATGCGGCCGTCCAGGAAGTGCTGGCCGCGTCGCTGCTCGGGCACACCGCGCCCGGGGAGCACGGCCGGGCCGACGACGGTCTGGCCGCGTCCGGAAGCATTCTGTCCGCCTCCCGCTCCGCGCGGTGGCTCGGCGTCGCCGGCTCCGGCCCCAGCTCGGTCCTCCCGCTGCAACTGGACGTCCTGGCCCGGTCCCTGACACGTCCCCGATTCACCGACGAAGTGGTCCGCGCGGTCACGGTGCGCGCCCGGGGCCAGCTCGCCGCCACGCGTGCACAGCCCCAACTCATCGCCTCCGAGGCGTTGGTGGAACACCTCTACGGGCCGCTGCCGCAGATGCAGGACGTGCCGCGTGAGGCGGACCTCGCCGCGGTCGGCCCCGAGCAGGTGCGCCTGGCCCACCACCGGTGCGTACGCCCCGACCGGGCGGCGCTGATCCTGGTGGGCGATCTCGACCCCGACCGGGCCGTGGAGCAGGCGGCGCGAGCCTTCGCGGAGTGGGAAGCGGTCGGCACGACGACGCAGGAGGCAACGGGGCCGCTGCTCCCACACCTGCGCGACCGCACCATCGCCCGGGTGCCCCGACCGGGCGCGACACAGACCCAGATCCGCCTGGCCCGCCCCGGACTCGCCCGCACCGACCCTGGGTTCGCGGCCTTGACCCTCGCCAACATCGTCTTCGGCGGGTACTTCTCCTCGCGCCTGGTCGCTGAGGTGCGCGAACGGCACGGGCTGGCCTACCGGTGCGAGTCGGTCTTCCGCGACCACCTCGACCAGCTGGTCGTGGCGGTGGAGGCCGACACCGCCACGGAGCACGGCAGCAGGACCCTCGACCACCTGCGGGCGCAGCTGCGGCGCATGTCCCAGGAACCGCCGACCCCGGCCGAGATCGAGGCGGCCCGGCGCTTCGTCACCGGGATGACCGCACTGGCGACCTCCTCCCAGCAGGGCTGGGCCGGCAGCCTGATGCTAGCCCTGGCCACCGGGCAACAGCCCGAGCGCATCAGCCGCATCCTGGACGACTTCACCGCGGTGACCGAAGACGA